Genomic DNA from Cucumis melo cultivar AY chromosome 10, USDA_Cmelo_AY_1.0, whole genome shotgun sequence:
TCAACACGAGTCAAGTGGTTGAATCTTATAtctaatgttttctttttcttttttgtttttgaattaGAAAGAACCTGAATgtctttttgttttcaaaatttggaagAATGAATAAGTGACATTAATTCTTCTGGAAAACATTTAGTTAGGAGTTTTAAAGAGTATatgtatttttcaaattttattattctCAGGATAAATGGTTAGACATAGCCTATTTATTCAAGATTTTACCATTTCTTTTTACCTATTTTTTCTAACATATGGATTGATTGTTTCTGagtctttttaaattttgagtaAATTTATCTTTCGCAAAATTGTatgaatttctaaattttcaaataagtTTTCCGAACGAGGATCAAAGTTGAAATAAATGTAACAATAGCTTTTCAAATTTATGTCATTTAAAAGAGTTTTCTTAATGTTGTATGGAATAAAATTATGGCTAGTTATGGCGTTTATACTTTCTATACTTTAATAAGCGGTAAAATCTTGAATTACAACCTAATTATGTTCATCTTAGACAAATAAATGTATTTAGTATTAGATAAGTACAATAACCACAAAAATGAAATGTCAAGGATCTGTTTAGTAGAGAAtctgaaaacaaaaatttaaaaataagagaTTCAATGAAAACAAAGttgtattttatgttttcacACGTATGTGTTTGATAGCAGATCTAAAAATTGGATTCTAGTTTTGGAAAATATTTAACTGTGTTTcctaatatatatttataaatcataaaactaaCCTTACTTATCTATtaacatttattattaatttatttatgaatttaatttatgttttaaaaattgATTAAACTGCAATATTAGCCTTTATTGTTTAAATAAAGTTAGAGTTTCGTATATAGTCCTTATAATTTAACAATATTCATAAATAGTCCCAATAAGCGAgaatattttttatgattttatcaAACCAAAAGGCTACTAAATTCTATATATAAACCATAAAAactaaattctattattttaaatccaaaggaccaaatttataatttaacctaaaaattTATATAGTTATTACTTTTATATCATTATATAATTTACGATACAttacataatacatattatattaaaaaaaaaaaaaaagttgagttTATAACATGACATTTTAAGATGTAAAACTCAAATTCTTGATACAATGAAAACGCAAAAAAGTTGTTTTTCAGAATTTGCACTACTTATATCGCATAATCTTAATTAAAAcagttttcaaaaatagaattcAGATCCTTGACCAAATACATATACGTTGAACTCAATAAATATAAAATCACAGTCCAGATTCTTAAATACAATTTTCATAAGTTAATATTGAGGACGTGCAGGAAAGGTAAATTGGTCAGAATATTCAAATAGGGATAAAATGATGGAGACAAAGTTTAGGATATTTCTAATCTTTTCTTATTGTGagaacatattttttttaaagagaagtttattaaaaaaaaaatatttttttcacacaatataaagtaaaataatatatacttCATTCAGACCTTTCTTTTCACCAATAATGCAATATTGTTAAACTCTAGGTTTAATGAAGTTTTTATATGATTATTTAAAATGGATCGTTAATTCGAGAATTGATTATTTTATACCTTAATTTTGAAGTTGCTATGTTTGAGAATTACACATTTATATTATATCAATTATGCCAATATTTCAAGGTACTAATTATATGAGGCACGTGCCTATGCATGTGATATTTTTAGTTTGTAATAaatgtcttttttcttttttaattgcCTATACATCGATTAAGAAGTTGATCATGTTGCTATACATTAAAAGACTCCTAAAACATTGTATTAAGAAAATgtaaccatttttattttaatgttgTCATTTTCTATGTCATCAAATTATTCTATATCCTAAAgtatcaaataaattttattaattataactCTTGAAAAGAATGATAAAAGAGGATTTtaggaaaataattaaaaattaattaataactaCATACTTAATTCGTTTTTCTTAGGATCATcttgtataatttttttaaatttgttttaattaaaaaaatgaaaaagtttcATAGGGgcaatacaattttttttttttaaaaaataagattaTATGTTAACTTTTCAAAACCAACAcaatactatatatatatatatatatatatatatatatatatatatatatatatatatatatatatatatatatatatatatatatatatatatatatatatataaatttactTCGCTTACCTTCAAActtgtatttttaaaagtttggtATCTTTTTGCGTAATCTATaggggttttttttaaaaaaattaagactATAATCAAATACtctaatattttatttagtttatttATGCATCTCATGCCCACATGAGAAGAAGTACGGGTTTGATGTGTAACCACCACCCTCTGAATAATCACATTATTCTATGTATCATTTTCATCAATGGATGCTCATCAAACACATATTTTCAAAGAATTGCATCTTATTGATATCAATTGCACatattttactttaatttttaaacatataaatttattttgtgaTTAAAAAATAGGAAAGTCACGACGGATACATACGCTCAAAAAAGGTCTATCAAAGTGTAACATAGAAATTTGCtaaaaataaagggaaaaaaatatagaaaaattatctCCTTATCACATTTTTCACATATAGAAtagaatataataaaaaaaaaatgaaatttaacaaATCAATGCAATTATCTCTTTGGTGGAAACAATCTGCACAGAACGAATCAATTAAACTCTAATTGCTTCTAATCAAATTATAAAGTAACATGTATGGGCCTAATTTAGTAAAAGAAACTACGATTTTAGAGATCATACCTTTGTAGCTCCAATTCGTAATATTCGCACAAACTTGAAAAAGGCCACTGCCAATAATGATCTATTATTCTCCAGACTTAGAATGAGGTTGTGGGACTCGATGAGCGAAGGAtatgtgagagagagagaaagatagAAATTGGAGGATTATTACAAGAGAGTTGagaataaaatctttaaaaataaaaataacaaaaaagtcAAAAGTTTTTGTGCATTTGAAAATCCACCctttaaataacctaattacacgcaaaatgcatgtaattagttcacTAAAGTCTAACACGTACTAACCCATAGTGAACTTAGGTTTGGTGTCAACTTCTCATGCAACCACATAACCCACCAGAAGTTAGTAAGATagtccaaaaaaaaaatgttgaatttgTTGAATTTTTCCATTAATTGAGTATGATGCGTgttcaattttctaaaattcaaaataaatttgaatataaagttgatcaaagtttgattttttaaagtcaaaagtgaACCATTCGACTTCTCACTAGTAATAtagataaattaaataaaaaagatttaGGATATTTATTACTTTTACTAAATGATGAGGAATCTCCCGTTGgttactaaaagaaaaaaaataaaaatgaagaaaacaaCATTGAAATGTGAGGAGATATGTGATTGAGTCCACGTGCTTCGCAACTTACGGTTTTCATAATTTTTAATTCTTCCTTTTGGAATATTCTCACATgcactttttttatttttaattctttaccattattatttttataattaacatACAAATCCACTTCCCATTATACCAAATCTATTTAAAAGTTTATGAAGTTAACATAATTTtaccttcttcttttttttttttctcattttctatTCCCAACTAAATATTACTTTATATATGAAAATGTTTAGTTGGCGGATTGATAATTGAAAAGCTAATTTTGTATCTCTTATATAAAAAGAATGTTACCAATAACTAGGAACAAACAATGAACAAAAGGAGACCAATGGTGTGGTGCGGATAATATTTATCTCGGTCGATCCATCAAATTGTACGATCataaatttgtaattggttatgcataaatgctgtcattaaaggttttcgtgactagtagaaaaatggtctacaatgacagttaaatgctgtcactagtagaaaaagagTCTACAATGACAATTAAAGGCTGTCATTAAAGGTTTTCGTGATAGTTTTTTGGAGTCATTGATGCGGTAGTCATGggaagtattttatgacagttgtaaaaaactGTCACAAAATGTGGTTTTCATGACATCTAATAAATATCACGAATGaaacattttatgacagattataactgtcattatttagtttcgatgacagttaataactatcacagtTTACATTATATGACAGAGTGTAACTGTCATTATtcattttcgatgacagttaataactatcattgtttattttttataacatCTTATAACTGTCataatttacattttatgatGGAGAATAACTGCCATTGTTAAGATTCTATGACTTATATTAAATGTcgttatttatcatttatgacattttttaattgtcatcattttacttaccatgactttaattaaatgtcaataaaactttttcgatgacaattttatttttcaatttaaacgtcatatttttgtttttagtcactgtttTCAACAGCCCTCTTTCTTTTTGAATCCTGTATTTCTTGTCGtcctgccattacacatactattatagaccaatacaatcacatatagaaaaacggtgaacgcttttataggcccaacacactttgtaatattgctttaattgttggcacaaatgtgttttggtacgaacaaactatttaaataactacatttaaacaaaaaaatttcctaccaaacctataaaaaaagtctatacatcaatgaattggcgtaaatatggcttcattgctccaatggattgtggcaaaacctaataagataagagaaggaaaaaaaatgattcaacaagacaacacattcacccaAATAAACACATTACATTCACTTCATGACGAAcaataacttctaagcttagctaaattcatcccacaaactaagataaattacatacatacttcaacaacactttatGATCAACAAAACACATTAACAACACTTCataatcaacaacacacttcaacaacattttttttttttatcaacaacacacttcaacaacacttcttgatcaacaacacacatcaacaacacgcttcaacaacatagagcacatacttagctaaattatatacacacttcaagctcaacaacacacttcaacaacacttttttatcaacaacacacttcaacaacactttttttatcaacaacatacttcaacaacacttcatgatcaacaacacacatcaacaacacacttcaacaacatagagcacatagagcacattctttcatatttttctcaatgaacgttgttatttctataaaaaaaaaaaacaaaagaaagaaagaaagaaagctaTATACAATAGCAACAAGAAATTCAAACCAAATAAAATACGACTAAAAGCCAAAACCAGATGACCTCTTTAATGCATTAATATAACCTAGAACGAACTTGAAGAGGAGTTCCAGTCAAGAGTACCCGAAGGCTACTAGAAAACTGTTTCAACTAAGAAAATAATTTCGAATCCTTATTCTTAAGCCAGTGGCCTTCATCAACAATCTATAGAGAAATCAGCAATGAGAAAGCAAGTCAATTATGATACCTCAAACTTGAACATAGTTTGTAGTACACGATGATAAATCAAGAATTCATTGTAAAGATAAACTAATGGCAGACTCTCACCAGGGATTGCCATTTTATAGGCTTCAGTGTTCCTACATCAAAGTTAATCATCTCATATGATGTTAGCAGAACATCAAACTTGATTCTATCTTGCTTACTTTCACTAACAATTTGGccagatttctttttcttcaccTTCTTATGATTCTTTGGAAAGTAAAATTCATATTCCCTTATAACCGTACGGGCTTGTGCAGTGCCCACGTACATAACCTGCAGCAAGTGCATATTAGCATAATGCAACCCAACAAACATTACGAGGAATTAATAACCAACAGATACATATAACATTCATATGAGGAGCCCAGGCAGCAAATTCACGTTCCCAATTTCGAAGAGTTGAAAGTGGAGCAACTACCAAGTGGGGAGCTAGATTCTCTTCATAAAGGGATACTAAAAAGGCAATACTCTGTATGGTTTATCCTGCAGGgaattagaaaaatattttctttactTAAAGGTCAAAAGATTATTCCAAAAAAGGAACCTATGCAAAGAACTCcaagaaaataataaacctGCAAGCAAGAATCCGGTCCACTGTCGCCCGCGATCCATTCGGGTCGAATGGCAACATAATCTTCCTCAGGATTGTTGCTCGATGACATTTGCTTATGAAAATTGTTTACCTTAGTCTTCAAGCGAGGATGTGTCTTAAAAGCTTTTATAAAGTCTTTTTCAGGCACCTTGACAATTAGAAATAGAGGGGAACAGAATAAAAGATATGACACGAATTAGGGAAGAACGTAGGTAGTAAGTAGTAGTACTACTACAAGTTATATAAATATCTACAAACAcatacacacacaaaaaaaaaaaaaaaacacaaagtagaagaaagaaaatatcaaataaattacCATGTGCAATGTAGATAAGATAACCCCTTCCACTTCACAAGATATTGTTTCACGAAAACTTGCTTTGAAGCATCACTGTCTCCGGCAAGAGTAGGCCACATTTCACAATCCAATATTTTTTCAATATCACTTAGAGGGCTAACCTGTGAGATGCAAATACATAGGAAAAATTGGCTGACAATAGTAGCTACGAAGACTGGGATGGTCGGGCATCGGCGGAAGAATGGAAGGATGACGGTTCGGATTTCGGAAGGGACGGGTAGAAGATGAAGAGcgaaaatgaagatgaagaaaaattagggattttatgttatttttaataaaattggggtttttttattttaataaattatattaataaatcCTATACCCTTTTATGACACCAAATAACTGTCACGGAAAACAATATCCGAAAACAACATTTTTTCCCGCTAAAAAAATGCATTTTcacatattatgacaattgtttcttctctcctctcaatttttttttctttagaagtGTCATGGAAAGTCACTTTTGTTGTAGTGATGTGGTACTTTTCTAGAAAAATTTTAATtactttaaaaaatttcaacaacTTTTATGCAATATAAAAAACACTATatgaaatattttcaaaatttatgaaataaatgatagtgagaatttttttattgttataaataaaataaaaacaatgactaaattgtaagatttaatgaaaatatattaaaaatgaacaaaatctaaatataggaataaaaatggtaacaatgactaaatttaaaatttaagggaaatactaaaaaaaagaatgaaatctATTTTAATCTTCTATTGAAGAAATTAAACAAAGTAATAGATAAGTTAAGTACGAGTAGGTATTACACAAGTATTTAATTTAGTTACGACAAAATGAACTTTTGGGGTTTGAGatagaaaatgaaaactttagcTTCTCACATTTAAGGAGAGAGAAgggagaagaaaaataaatataaaaattcacCAAATCAAATAAGAATTATATGACGTTGATAAAAATTGTTCGTTCATCTCAAAAAGCGTCAACTCAACCCACTACGTCACTTTTTCTCTTGGTCAACTAACGACCAAATTAGTTGAGGaattatttagaaatatttttcaaacttGATTAAGGACGATAGTGTTCATTTGGAAACtctataaattaaatatacattaaCTTCGAACCTCAAATTACCAAAACATGCATTTTGCCATAAGAGTTATATAGAAAGCTATATACTCTCATATTCAATGTGATTGTGAAGCTTTTTATGGTGTCAATCCTTGTGATTGTGAAGAGTCCACTATTGCTGATCTTGAATGATTATTTAAATCTTACTAAGTGATGAAGACGATGGAGTGGTGAAGTGATGAAGACGAAGAGATGATGCCGACGCCGATGCAGACGAAGAGATTATGCCGACGCCAGACGAAGAGGTGAAGAAGAGTCGAAGAGGAGAGGAAATGAAGTCGCAGACGCAGAGgaattaaaattttaacctAATCGGTTATTTTAAACCCGACCCTACTCGAACCGAATCAAATTGGTTCGGTTCGGTAACATTGTTGTTACTAACCGATCTAACCCAAACAGAACCGAACCGGTTCGGGTCAGTTTTTTTTACCCCTAAATCTTAGTATATCAAGGGAGCTTAAGTATTCAAAGTAAAATTGTTTTCATTTGAAAGTAAAAAGATAGATTTTTACTTTTCATGTTAAAAGAGAGTTTCACAAATAACTTATGCTCTGTTGAGAGGAAGTGTCACATTTAGAGATGTTTAAGTGATTTTTACAAATTGAAGTAGAAAATTTTGAACTCAAAACTTCTTATTAGAGGAGAAAAATACGCCCACCGTGGGGCTCGAACCCACGACCACAAGGTTAAGAGCCTTGCGCTCTACCGACTGAGCTAGACGGGCTTGTTGTTAGATAatctaatttttctttatttattccATCATTACGTTCcgttttattcatttttaggAGCACGGTACCGGCAGGCACCAAACGACGCCCTTGCGAGGAGGGGACTCTGAGAGCGCGATCGCCAATGGCGTCTCTATGGCCTTTGATGGAGGTTCTCATCTATCTCCTTCTCGTTGCAGCTTTTATATTACTCTCCCTTATCCTCTTCGAAGCTAATAGAAGAAGGCTTAACCACTCGTACGTTCAATTTCCACTTCCTCGTCAATTTGATGTCTATTTATCTGATCTTCCGTTGTTATATTCCTTGATTCTCTATCTGATTTCATTTTTCtccatttgaaattttatagCCACGTTGAAGCTCCTGCGGTCTTTCTGGATTCTATTACGTCCACGCAGGTATTTCCAGTTTCTGATGCCGATTAGTAATTATTCGATCGGATGTGTTAACGTTCTATATGTTTTGTTTGAGATCTTTTATAGGAAATTTTATAATCTATGCGCTTTGTTATGATGTTTGTATGATTGAAATTCGGAATGAGGTGTTCCTGTACGATGTTTCTGTTGTTTTACGTAGGTTTCTTGTCCTTCCATCTTCGATCCGGCTGAGAAGTATATTTCTTTGATTATTCCTGCATATAATGAAGAGCAGAGGCTTCCCGGTGCTCTGCAAGAAACCATTGAGTAAGTAGAATTGATATTTGTGTGAACTTCACCCCCTACCCCATACATTAGCTGACTTGTGCCATTTAGATCATAGTCACGAAAGAACAATTCTAATTTCCTTATTAAGGCATGTTTGACTTATTGGCATTTCTTTTGCTTTTAGTTGGAAAGTTCAATGAAagtttttcaaaacttcaataGATTTGGAAGCTGTTTTACGTTTGTTATAAATACATTCAAAATTTCTGGCGCTAAATTGTATATTGGTGCTTCAAAACTAGAAATATTATGAACCATTTCTGAATAAAATTCGTCTTCATATATCTGTATCACATTGTCGACTTCTTATTGAATCTTGGTACACCTCAATTATGCCACTATGAGTAGATAAGGTAGGGACTTTCTCAGAGAAGTGCAATTGGTTAGAAGTAAATTAGTCATTTTGAAAGGCTTGAGGAAGTTGCACCATCACGCACAATACTATTGCTATGCTTGTTTTGCAGTTATCTTCAAGAACGTGCAACAAAGGATAAATCATTCTCATATGAGGTACGGATCATCCTTTAAAACTTTTGCATGGATTCAATGTTGTGTGCGTTTCCTCTTGAAGAATAGAAGTTATTGGTTAAATCTGAGTCTTATGGAACATTAGCACTGTTGTTATAACTTATAAAACTATTAACATAGAGGTTTTTCTAATTCTGTGCCATGAGACATAAGCTTTCCCCTTCCAGTTTGGTGGGAGTCCTTGTTGGGTATCAGGAGCGAGCTTCATTCTGTTAGGTAGCTCATGGTACTGGAAATAATTTGTTTTCCAAGACAAAATATTTCAGTATTTTAGAACTGTTGTCTAGGATACATGTGGGGAAAATGAAGAATTAGATAGTCTGGCTCATGTTAATGCTCTTTCTCCGCAGTATCATGATGTCACTGTGTTTAATATGGCAGAGAACATTTAACTTGTCTATCTATTAAGATTTATTTCAGAGTATGTATTATTTCATCGATGAGATTTCTTATTGTTGTCAACATGAACTTAGCTCAATTGGGACCTGTATGTATCCAAGACCTGTATGCACCGAAGGACAAGAGGTCCCAGGTTCAAATCCCCATACCATAAGTTTATTACAATACCTTTTCAGAAAAAGAGATTTCTTATTGTCCTGACAGAACTCTCTGATTTCCCAGCAAAAGGCAAAATGCTAAATTTGTAACAAATAGTATGCAAGAGACCCTGAACCCTCTCTATCCAACATCTTTAACGAAGGGGGATCACTCTCTCTTCACTCCTTATCTCTTTTTCATTCAGTTAACATCATCATTTGGTGCAGTTAACTTCAGCATGCAAGAGATCCTTTTAATCATCTCAGTTTATCTTATTTGGTCTCCAATTggattttttttgttgttgtaaTTTTCTATTGGCTTTTGGGGTTTCCCCTACTTCATTAATCAATGAAATGTTTCTTCTCTTAAAAATAATCTCCACTCAATTCCCAAGTTGGCCAACAATGTCCTCTCATTTCCGCAGCATTATTTTGCTACCCTGTTCAATACATAGCTGAATGTAGACcccattttttgttttttttccccACCCAACATTCAGCTC
This window encodes:
- the LOC127151311 gene encoding CHD3-type chromatin-remodeling factor PICKLE-like, with the translated sequence MFVGLHYANMHLLQVMYVGTAQARTVIREYEFYFPKNHKKVKKKKSGQIVSESKQDRIKFDVLLTSYEMINFDVGTLKPIKWQSLIVDEGHWLKNKDSKLFS